In Grus americana isolate bGruAme1 chromosome 4, bGruAme1.mat, whole genome shotgun sequence, one genomic interval encodes:
- the CEP44 gene encoding centrosomal protein of 44 kDa → MATGDLKGSLRKIEQGLRLLNYPRDVDYTVLVKGDPAAFLPIISYSFTSFSTYIAELLVKCDVELTAKSDLRFIEAIYKLLRDQFQYKPILTKEQFLQFGFAERKMQIVCDIINCVIKKHKELSNSNKVKSQTRRNLRSFKYEIWSNCDKVLADPSGSALNSKQKPQVERHSGNEVSGDLHPLPLPAQGSNEGELYLNHDVVEVKCEQVIEDNSQIEFLKSQLADCQEKLHKLDWMEDKLHVLEEKLKGKVIIDEKDWNNLLSRVLLLETELLLQSKKRDLSTDFSNISQEYTSNRIPVSPDTERKEEMPECLHQLSGYSSLLSTDPSPKAMTINSHNLTDISKETTRQRMERISKIIEETSELLKTSSNTSEKT, encoded by the exons ATGGCAACAGGAGACCTCAAAGGAAGTTTGAGAAAAATAGAACAAGGACTTCGCTTGTTAAATTATCCAAGAGATGTGGATTATACAGT GTTAGTAAAGGGTGATCCAGCTGCGTTTTTACCTATCATCAGCTAttcttttacatctttttcaACTTACATAGCAGAACTTTTGGTAAAGTGTGATGTGGAACTCACAGCAAAAAGCGACTTGCGTTTTATTGAAGCTATTTATAAG CTTCTTCGAGATCAGTTTCAGTATAAACCGATTTTAACAAAAGAGCAGTTTCTTCAGTTTGGCTTTGcggaaagaaaaatgcagattgTTTGTGACATTATCAACTGTGTGATCAAAAAACATAAGGAATTAAGTAACTCGAATAAG GTTAAATCCCAAACAAGGAGAAACCTCAGatcttttaaatatgaaatatggtCAAATTGTGATAAAGTCCTTGCTGATCCTAGTGGCAGTGCTCTGAATTCCAAACAG AAGCCTCAAGTAGAACGGCACTCAGGAAACGAAGTTAGTGGTGACCTTCATCCACTACCCCTTCCAGCACAGGGAAGTAATGAAGGAGAATTGTATCTAAATCATGATGTTGTGGAAGTTAAATGTGAACAA GTCATAGAAGATAATTCTCAGATTGAGTTCTTGAAGAGTCAGCTTGCTGATTGTCAGGAAAAGCTTCATAAGCTAGATTGGATGGAAGATAAACTACATGTTTtagaagagaaactgaaaggaaaggTGATCATAGATGAGAAGGACTGGAATAATTTGTTGAGTCGAGTTTTGCTTCTTGAAACAGAGCTGTTGTTGCAATCCAAAAAG AGAGACTTATCTACAGACTTCAGCAATATAAGTCAAGAATATACTTCTAATAGGATTCCAGTTTCTCCTG atacagagaggaaagaggagatgCCAGAGTGTCTTCATCAGTTGTCTGGATACAGTTCACTATTATCCACAGACCCATCTCCCAAAGCCATGACCATTAATTCTCATAATCTGACAGACATTTCAAAG GAGACAACAAGACAAAGAATGGAAAGGATAAGTAAAAT aattgaaGAAACCTCAGAATTGTTGAAAACATCAAGCAACACCTCTGAGAAGACCTGA